The Sardina pilchardus chromosome 5, fSarPil1.1, whole genome shotgun sequence DNA window cacacaaacaggggtGCATACCATACAGAATAAAACCATGCATTGACCAAGGCAGGGCTGTAGGAGTTGAAGGGAGAAAAGTAAAAAGTAGGCCAAAGTTAAAATCAGACATTCGTCAATCGTCAGTACAAAGTCCTATATAGAAGAACAGTTCTTGGTGCCTTAGCATTTTTGGAAATTCTTATAGAGTCCATTAAATCGTCCAAGTCGATCAAGAAGGCAGGGAAGGTTACGACCACTGAACTTGCAAAAACTGCACATTATTATGGTACTCCAAATGCCCCTTTAACATGACGTCATTTAACAGCGACAACCACTAACAGGACTTACTGTCGTGGGACGTGGGTCACTAGATTTTTATTTTGGAGATTAAGTTACTGAGTTTTACTCTGGCTAGAGTGAACGTGGATACAACCCAATAACCAGGTTTTAATTGGACTATGCAAGGTGAGATATACGTTGTATACGTTACAATGGTGCCAGTTAACGAAGTACGGTCCACCAAAAACTTGACAGGTCGCAACGTTATGCTAACGTTTGCGCTCACAGTCTtgaaccaaagccatcgatatggCTTTGTCTTGAACCTGCCAATGTCTTGATATAAATGAACAAACTAGCAACTATGCTTTCTGGTGAACCATGAGCTTTGACATTCGTTGATGAGAGAGTCTTGGAAATGGTGATACTTTTAAAGATAAGATAACTTTATAACCGCTGCTGGTTTGTGTTCAGTGGTGCGCACTGTCATGAACCTCTGGCTAAACTTTACTGTGTAATTAAATgtgattttatttgtttaagGGATGTTTTCATCATGATGCACTGACTATCAGTTAACCATGGATTGCATTGTAAGACGAAAACTACCATCGCGTGTACGGTCAATGTTAACTGACATCAGACCACGGGAGCAAGAGCGCCtggaagaagagacagagacagaacttGTTGACAAGGATGGAATTGTGCTTCCAAGAAGAGGAGCTTCGGACACAAGCGACCTTTTGACCCCAGCTGTGAAGAATGACACTGATGGATCCACTCAGCAAGTGTGTGGCTTGTGCTTATCTAAGCCATATTGTTACACCTGCCCGCGGTGTAACATAATGTACTGCAGCTTGGCCTGTTATCGAAGCCCAGCTCACTCCGGATGTTCAGAGGAATTCTATAAGGAGTCTGTGCTCGAGGAGTTGAAAAATACAGggctgacagagaaagagggcagggagaagatgcaggagattCTGCTAAGGGTAAGAAAGAACGAGGGAGAGCTGGAGCACATTGCAGAGGAACTAGGAGAGGAGGCAGAACCCAGTGGGACTGAGGCCCTGGAGCTTCTCTCTCGGCTGGCAGAGATTCAGACAAGCGGAGAAGAGAACACAGAGGAAATTCAGAAGATACTTTTAAGACTCAGAGACATTGATGAAGGTGGGGATGGGCCAAGAGAGGATGACCtcacagaggagggaggagatcaAGACTTGGCAGATAAGTTAGCTGGCCTTGATATTGACTCATTGTCAGAAGAGGAACTGTGGGCTTTGTTGAGTCGCCAGGATAGAGAGAAATTTGAGGCATTAGTGAAAGGATGTGCCATCGGAGGATTGATACCCATTTGGAGGCCTTGGTGGGAGGTACATGACAAACCAAAAGAAGTCCTTCTGGAGGTCATGAGTGAGGATTCGACTCACAAGCTGGATGAGAAGACAGGGAATGTTCCAAAAGGAAATGGTGTGAACAAGGTCAACGTTGGAGAAGGAAAAGGAGCACATGTGGAAAGGACTGAGTGTGTGACTGCTCAGGAAGAGGCTGAACAGACTAAAGACGCAGCTCAAGTAAAACCAGtgagtaaaagtaaaaaaacaaacaagcaaaaaaataaGGGAGATCACATTGAAGTTTTAGAAGAACACAAAAATAAGCCTAATAGTAATGTACCACCTGTGAATATCAGTAAGATTCCAGCACTTCACTCCCTTACTAAAAACCCCTCTCCTTTACTGGGTTACACTCTCATCAATGTAGTATATGGCTACACATTCTCCTTGTGCCTTTTCAATGGCGATATCTCTGAGGAGGAGATGCTGCAGGAGTTCTGTCAGGCTGTGTTTGCCATCTCTGATGGCTTATCCACAAACAGGGTGTTCAGCTCCCTCCATGAGTCTCTTGAAGCTGCAGTGACGGCAGTGTCCACCGCTGGTTATTTTGACCGCGATGACCCGCGGGCCCCAGCACGAGCAGTGGAAGCTGTGGCCCATGTCCTGACTGGGCAGAGCGGCAGAGACTCCGTCGGCTACTCCCTGGCTGCGTTGTCAGAGCTCCGTGGAGCCATGGCCAAAGTGAGAGGGCTCTTGCCCAAAGAGGGAAACTGCGCTGAATCCAAGAAGAAGTATTTCCAAGCAATGAAAAAGTGTGAGTTCCTGCAGTCGTGGGCAAAGGAGAACTCTCAGGCAGTGGACATgcttgctgctggtgtgtggagGGAGCATTTgaggagagaaggtgagagaaggGTTTTGGAAGAGGACAAGAAAGGTGTGGAGAAGAGCAGAAAGAAGGGAAGAGGTACTCTGATAGAGGAGGTTGATTAAACACTTAATGAAATAAATGGACTTATATTTGTATACGGTATATTAAAATGCTACTTCCCCACAAATGTCTTATAAGTGGCATTCTTTTGGTTTTAGCTcaaataaaatgatgatttcCAGTCAAATTTGGTAACATTTATTatgaaatacaaaaacaaaacatatgaTCTATTTTGCATAATATGGCTTGCTTAACATTGTAGCTGTAAACCTGACTGGtacaacttaaagggatagttcggattttaagacacgaagttgtatgggttccctgtcagcaacgtagtgcatcagcactgacttacccccgacagcgtcctgtgagccgagatccagccggtttttgatcgtttttgatgccggactattttcttcagcaagtttctggggtcacgaaagtaaagtgtttttcttctcaaaaccatatgcgttcaacagagtgatatatttgcaccacaaaaacgttgtccagctgtcagtagcgcgcagtgataggaatcgcgaaaaataagtaagtgataacgaggtttgaatttttcctggacaacgtttttgtggtgcaaatatatcactctgttgaacgcatatggttttgagaagaaaaacactttactttcgtgaccccagaaacttgccggactactttcttcagcatcaaaaacgatctaaaaccggctggatctcggctcactggacgctgtcgggggtaagtcagtgctgatgcactacgttgctgacagggaacccatacaacttcgtgtcttaaaatccgaactatccctttaagactcaGTGTAGTAAGTTCAGTGTAGTAAGTTTGCTTGTTGGTGAATGACACAAGATGCAACACTAGCTACTAGCTAATGTGGCACAGtgaaaacattaaaggaaaCTACTGTAGTAGTAAATACACACGCCATAAAAGAACATGTGAAACATTCCTTGATTTCCGATTCTTATGTGATATTCATTTCAGGCACTCCAAGTAAGCCTGACCATATATGTTCTCCACTGAGTATCTGAGTAGCTGACTCAGCAAAGCTGTTGGTGGTTTTCTAAAACATAATTGGCTGACTAATCTTGAGAAGATACAGTGTACTGAGGATGCGCAGCGCTGTGTCAGGCTTCCTGCCTGGAGAATAGAGATAGTGCAGGAGAAGTTTGAGCTAAATTTGTTgctctgacatactgtacatgcttcaGATGATTCAGGCCAAATTGTAGGACAGGGCAATTCTATTCTCATTCAAACTTACAGTGGAAATGTTTGCTCAAAACatgaacacatttaaaaaaaaaaaaaatgctggtaGGGTATAGTTTTCTGTTACACAATACTTGCATTTCGAGTTGCGGTCAGGTTGAAGTATAGCACCAGGTGAGTTTGGGTCACCTGTGAATGTACCCACGCGTCACTGATGCCTTATCTTTCACATTCAAGGATCCCATCAGTGATTTACCCTCCCGTTACTTCCAAAACAGTCAGCCTTACTGTAGCTCTTATTATCCAGATAAGCGCACTAAAAGCGGCCTCTTCTTGATGTTCCTGGCTGCGTGGGGAATATAtctgcctactgtatgtcagttcATCTCAGAAGTCTCTGGGTTCTTAGTACACGTAAGGGATGATCCTGTAAGGGACTCTTTTGCAGTATGTATCCCAGGCCAAGCCATACTTGGCCCTGCATTGCCTCTCATCTCTGTCCTCGCGGTGGATCAGCAGGATGGAGAAGTAAATGACGTAGAAATATGGGGCGATGTGTGAGAACCCTataagacacaaacagacagacattatGGAGCTGAGCTGAGAAGAGCTGTGTTAGACTTCACTGTTTCAATTCTTTTTTGAAAAGGTTCCTCGGCATTGTTGTTTAAAGGCTGCAACAAACAGAAACATTTCACAGGACTAAATCCAACTATGTGGAATGCAAAACTTACCACATGGAAGTGACCATGCCAAGGCCATGAGGATATCGCCTAGATAGTTTGGATGCCGGACAAACCCCCACCAACCTGAAACCAACAGCCGCTTCCCTGTTGCCGTGGCAATGGTCTCCAGTTCTGTAGGAAGTAGCACGGAGGGTAAAATGAGTCGATCCTGGTTATGCTTTGACTGATCAGGCTTTAAATTATTGACACTGTCACCAGATCAGATTTAACATTCTGGAGGTTACTATCTCAAGAGGAGATGGCCAAATAATTGGAACATGTGCAATTTAAAGCATAGTGGACAAAGGATTGTTTAACATGTCGACTTACTTGCCACACTTTGTTGGGTGGGGTCACGTCGGAATTGATTCTTCTGGGAGTTTGACTTCCTGAAGATGTAATAGCCAAGTCCTTGAAGGTAAAACGTGTAGTTAGACCTCATCTGTTCAGGTTAATGTTTCCTGCAGTGATGTATACTCATTACAAATGATCATTACAAATAATCGACAAAGCTAAGACAACATCTGACAATTTGATAAATCAAAATCAAGCCACACCCAACAGCCTATTTCATGTTACCATTTAGAAGCACTATTCCTGCTGCTCCCAGTGGACTGAGTGACTGTGGATGTGCCACCAGGAAAACAGCCTGCAGTCCATAAGTGAATGGCACCCAGGCCAGGTCCCCGAAGGCCAGCATGAAACCAAACCCATCATGAACTATGTCCATGGTCGTCAGAACTGCTTCCTGCAAGTTAACAAAAAATATAGAGAAACAAAGGACATTCAACACATGAACATAGTAGgatagacacacagatacaagtgCAGGTCTGGTCAGATTAAAATATTTCCAGAAGAATCAATCAGCAAGTTGGCAAGGCATAGTTCCCCAATGCGATTTCTCCCATCCTCTCACCTCATTCCACAGTGCATCAGTGACATAGAGCAGCTGAAAGCTGTTGACCAGTAGCATGGCAAGAGATGGAGATCCCCTCAGTTCCACCTCTTTCAGCAACATTGCCAGATTCAGAACCACCTTTAACGAAAgggaaacaaaatgaaatataaaaaagTAATAATATAAACCTAAATATATGAAAGAAGGATCTCTATTTTGATATATCACTAGGATTTACATGGTTTAACTCTAGAGGGAGACATTCTTAAGAAGGGTTGAAAGAGACCATGATCCTTTGTAAACACATCTTTCTGACCTCTGACAGGACCTCACCTTTATCCCAGTTACACAATGACGGAAATGAACAAACTACCTATTTACCCAGCTTGTTTATTTTCTAAACCAGCAGAATTAACCTAATCGTGAAATCTACATTTAGATTGATCAGACCTGCCTTATTGAACACAAAATACTATGACAGATAATCTTTATTGTCCATTAATCTATGACACATAATTGGATTATCATTTTAAAGATAAAACATTGTACACTACGAAACTGGGGCAGTGAATCAGTAAATGACCTATACTCTCAGGACTGACTTTGATCTTCACTCATGCAGTTATTAAAATGACCATGTCCGATAAGAAAACAGATCTTTTAAAATAAAGTCAACAACTCATACTTGTTCTAGGTGATAATAATAAGTCTTATCTCTCTCAAACCTCccattttgaaaatgaaatacaaaataTTAGTAAGACCCCCATTGAGATCATGTAACGAAGCCTATTTGTGTCTTTATGGCACAGTGTTATGCAGACAGACAAAGGTGTCAACTCACCCAGCCAATCAAACCAGGTCGGAGTTCACAAAAGTACTTCAGGTCAAATCCAGCGATGCGAGGATTCAGTTCACGTCCAATAAAGAAATCATACATTGGATTCCCTGGGAAACAAGCAGAAAACACATCAGCAACTGGAGTACAGTACCATCTATACCATCAGACCCAAATTacctgtacaatataatttgtagCCCCCTCGACACAGTCAGTGAATTACTTTGCTGGTTATTTTTTCATTAAATCTCACCTGTGTTGCCACCTAAGGCCAAATCATGAGCAGGTGCCCAGAAAGACCTGATGTACAGGTAAAGGGAGAGCAGGTATGACACTGCAATTGCAGCAACGGCCAGAGGGATGATCAGCTCAAAGAGATACGCCAGGGGCATGTCCAGCCACAGGCCCAGACCGATGACCACAGCACTGCAGCACAAGGCGTAGTACCCTACAGGGCACAATAATCACCTTCATGAGGGAGTTGGcgtaacaaaataaataaaataaaacatatatacgcacgcacgcacacacacacacacacacacacacacacacacacacacacacacacacacacacacacacacacacacacacacacacacacaaacacacacacagaactaccgAGTTCTATAACATACCATTAATGGGATACTTCAGTCTGGAACCATCTCTAAGCACTAATCCCTCAGATAGCTGCCAAGGCAAGCAACAGTAAATAGGACAAATTAAAACAAGAGCGTAATTACAGATAACCTTAGATAAGATATATAGTTAACACTTGTGTTCTTATGTCTACTGAAGAAATTATTAAGCACACATAAGGAATCTCAAAGCCCTTCTTATCCTCAGCATACAAGTTGTAGTTCACCTCACAATGGACAGAAGTACGATCGCACAATATTTCAGGGGGGGAAAATGACTTGATTTACCTTTCCAATGGGTAGAAGATAAAGAAAGCTCTGAAGGAGCATCCACCCGACTACAATGGCTAGAGCCACGGGATCCCACAGGAAGGTTGCGTGAGGCAGGGGGGGAGGCCATTGCAGCACACTGGCTGCAGGTGAGCGGCACACACTCAGGAGGTAGAGCACCGTGAGGGGCAGGAACACGGGGATGCAGGTGGCTCCTTCAGAGAGGCCGGCGGATAGGAGGGAATGAGAAGCAAAGGGAGTAATGAGTCAGTCAGAGCACAGAGAGTATGAAAATCCTTGTTTGATCACAGTCTATgtgtattttcatttatttatccttTTCCAGGAGAGtcccattgagatcaatatatttttcaagAGAGCCCTGTGACAGCAAGAGTAAGTAGGCCtgtgtagtagcctatgcatACTTTTGTAGTTTATTTATACTTTCAACTTCAGCTAAAATTATACAAATACAATTTGTTTCTATTTGATTCTTTGTTTTTGCTGTAAAGGAACACTTTTCAGTCAATTTCCCCTGGAATAACATacggttgatgatgatggtgtaaaATCTATGTCCTGCTCCTTACCCAGAGTTCCGCCAAATTCCTTCTCAGTCGTGTGTGGCGATTTCTGTTTGCTAGACTTCATGCTAGTCGTCTGCTTGTCCAATTCAGACTGGTCCGGTGTGAAGGAAGCTATAAATGATGAGAAGTGACAGCGGAGAACTTTGACCCCTGGAGTTTGCATAACTTGATGTAACACTTATACaacctgtgttgtgtttatgaAAACATTGGAATATTGAAATATGAAACACTGAAACGTTGAAATATTGTCTGTACCACCAAATGATAATTAAAGGGTAGGCTATGAGTCACACAACTAATACAACTCTGAGAACTGGATTATCTTATAAATCGCATCAATAACTAAATAACATTAGGTTACTATATGAAGCGAATAGCCCACTGCGGTAGGCTACACTGTATTCTCCTCATCCCAGCCTTTCTTTTACTATCTCCCAGTATACATGAACATCTCTAGACATTCGCAATTCATTTCATAGAATGCAGTGCTGTTTTAAACACAGACCACAtgcaaaatgtaggctatgatgTGACACAATAACCCAGATACCGAATTTTTTCACTTACCGTCCCCCCAAACTAGGCTACTTCAGGTGTCAAGTCCGACAACAATAAAGATGAGAAAGAATGAGATGATAACGTGTGCTATGCACCGCCCCaaaacacactcctcttccGAAAACCGATTTTAAACCAATGAGATTGTCGTAGGGTTATCTGCAGACTGGTGGAGAGCTGGCGCGCAGACCAATTGGTACCAGACATTTTAGAAAAGACCAGCCTCTCCATCTTATAGACCAATGGTAGGCGAGTTGCTCTTCCGTTTGCGTCAACACATGTATTATGGTATTGGTCGCTGGGAGGGACTATATTTCGGCATTACTTTCTGCTGGTCAGACAAACCTTTGGCGATTTTTTAAGTTGCACCCACTCACTCAGTCTACATGATTTTCTAACACGGTAAATACATGGGGtaaaataatgcattttcatttcatgttcatgtttgGCATGCTTTAACTTCATCCCATCACTGAATTTGAGGAGCTAATACCAGAGACACTTAAAAGGACTTCACTTCACTAATACTCTCACTTCAGCTGTTTTTCTGCACATATAATTGCCAGAATTTCAGTGTTTGATGCCAATGAACCAGAAAATGTCAGAAACACAGGCAGTTTTTTGGAATAGCATAATTTTGGATTATGTTGATTGGTTGTCTAGCTCAGTTATCGATCCTGAGGTCAACCTCTTCCAAAGAGACCATATTCAGGTGTCACAGACTTTTAAAGTTACCTACAACCTCTAACTTTCAGAGAGAGTTTGGGCCGAATATTAGGTCCTTCAAGAGACTTTTGGATATCGCTCCAATGGTCCTGGGATTTGGGTCATGAGAAAAAGACCTTGCACATCAATGTATTCAAGTATCCAACAAGTGTCTCTCCTTCCTGAGGATGACCTCCACTCTCATGCCACAGCTCCTCTGAGATATCctaaaatacccccccccccccccatatactTCCCTACTCTATTAGTAGAGGTTTCCACTATGCAACTAATCGCTCAAGCTAAACAGTTGAAATGTAGGATGCATTCATATCCTTGCAAAGTCCTTGGCTGCCTGGTCCATGATGTGGTGACTGGTGAGTGACATAACAGCTGAGAGAATAACTgagtttacatttttatttatttttttattttaggcAACTTTCACATACATTACATAAAACAAAATTCATTTCTTTAACATTAATATGAATCAATATATTACTGCCTGTACTTCAACCTCAGAGACAACTGAAGCAACCATTCATAAAGTTCATTCATAGGTTCAAGAGACCAGCAAGGGTGGATTTAGAGTTTCTGAAGTAGCTGGTGACATACGTAGTGTCCATTCTAACCTCTCTCACAGATGACCTCAATGACACTCTGCTCCATAGGTGCAGGGTCAAGACAGCGATGGGCAGCACTACCCACAATCTCGTCCAATAGGAAGTGCACCAGGTTCTCATCTGACACAAAGCGCCAGAGATACATCTGCAGGTAGTGGCAGTCCACCTGGATCTGCTGCAGGCCGTAGCGGCCGAAGGTACGCAGGCGAACACATTCTAGGAACGTCTTCAGACTAATCTTAATAATCCCAGTCAGCACAGAGACCTGGAGGAGGGGAGAACAAACAGAGACATAGAGGAAATGTTACTAGAATGCCACTACAGTATTCATGGATAATGTGTAGGGGGTTATACCACTACAAATGACAATGAGATTTGTTATGCGTCtgtctgtgaacacacacacacacacacacacacacacacacacacacacacacacacacacacacacacacacacacacacacacacacacacacacacacacacacacacacacacacacacacacacacacacacacacacacacacacacacacacacacacacacacacacacacacacacacacacacacacacacacacacacacacacacacacagcacaacaagcaTAGTTGCTACAACATCAGCACAACACTACCAACATAACCACCTAGACTTATTGCGTATTGCTGCAAGAGAAGCCGAAAGCCAAGATTTTTGTTCTCTACTGAGATGTAAACTTGAAACTTAAGCCAAAACACAACAATTTGAAAATGGTGAAAAGTAGATCTTGGCAAGTTAGACTGTCTTtattacatgttaataaaacaacacacatgaTGGAGGTAGTTACaaggaatgtacagtatatgcacatgcAGCGTTTAAGTTCTTTAAAATCTTCAACTTGATCTGGTTAAAATGTTAAATTCACATAAATGAGCCACTTGTGTCCAGCATACAGTAATGGCATATCTTTTTACCTTATTGAACTCTACTGGGCTGAAGATGTCGATCCTCTCAGAGAAAAGCTTGTGGATGTTGCTCAAGAGATTTGTGTCCATAGGAGCACTGAAACATAAGCACTATGTCAGCAGACCGCAACTATAATCACCACTATGATGTCATTGACCCCCAGAGGTCAGCAGAGGTCAAATACAAAATGCCTCCACATCTGAAATTAAGCCTTAGGGGGTGAAGATTTTATGGTTCAACTTTCACGCTTTAGTTATAAAATGCACAATTGTTTTGCTTATCAGCCTAACTATAAAACTTAAGTGTGAGTACTTCTGGCTGTAGGAATAATGTTAGCAGaagatacattttaaaaaaataaaataattagcATTAAATAATGAGGTAGAGATTGGCAGAAATTACCTTGGTGTGTAACTGGGTGCATAACGGACTTGCTGTCGTGAGCTGCTGTAGACGGAGAAGGTCCTCTTACTTGAATCACTACTGTGGGCTTTTCTCACCCCTTCCTCATACAAAAGGCCCACCTACAGAGAATCACAATATGAATCACCATACACAGTAAACATACACATTGCCAGTAAAACAGGCAAACACAACATTAATAGGTTAGCATAGGTGTTTAGCTGGCTAGTCAACTCATTACAAATCAAATTTCTCTAGCTGACCATCTGTAGCCAAACCGGGAGAAATTATCATTCGTCTCAGACTTTGTCAAGTGCCACATTTTGATAACAGTCTAATTTTCTATaatttgtgtgtatttcataGTTTAAACAACCAGGGATAGTGACCAATTATGTTGCCTTACTATCATGAAACTCAATTAAGGGTTAACTACCTGGACATCTATGGACGTGGTATCTTCCACAACTCTCTTCATCACTGCCCGCACATTCCGCGGTTCAATAGTGTTCACCCAGTCTCTGGTCTCCACACTTTTCCGTAACATCTGAGAGATGATCAATCCCTGGACCTGATGAACAACAGAACATGATTGTATTATGATACAAACAATGGAGAAATCCTGCAACCTGAACACACTAGACTTATTGTGTCATACATTTGACCTATAGTGTGGATTACGTAAGGGATATTGGACGACACAGCATTTGGGTATCAAGCTAATGCACGCTCTAGTGGTAATGTGGTCACGACATGCAGCAGATGTGCTGAATAACATGACACACTGCAAACCAATAGACACTGAATCAATTAAAAAGATGTGTCTCTGTTAGACTCTGCTGtgtagctgctgtgtgtgttgtggagtgcTAGACTGTGCACCGTACCATAACGCTGTGACTGAGCAGCTTCTGCTGTgtagctgagtgtgtgttgtggagtgcTAGGCTGCTGtgtagctgctgtgtgtgttgtggagtgcTAGGCTGTGCGCCGTACCTTAACGTAGTGACTGAGCAGCTTCTGCTGTgtagctgagtgtgtgttgtggagtgcTAGGCTGCTGtgtagctgctgtgtgtgttgtggagtgcTAGGCTGTGCACCGTACCTTAACGTAGTGATTGGGCAGCTTCTGCTGtgtagctgctgtgtgtgttgtggagtgcTAGGCTGTGCATGGGTACCTTAACGTAGTGATTGGGCAGCTTCTGCTGTgtcgctgctgtgtgtgttgtggagtgcTAGGCTGTGCATGGGTACCTTAACGTAGTGATTGGGCAGCTTCTGCTGtgtagctgctgtgtgtgttgtggagtgcTAGGCTGTGCATGGGTACCTTAATGTAGTGATTGGCAGCTTCTGCTGtgtagctgctgtgtgtgttgtggagtgcTAGGCTGTGCATGGGTACCTTAATGTAGTGATTGGGCAGCTTCTGCTGtgtagctgctgtgtgtgttgtggagtgcTAGGCTGTGCACCGTACCGTAATGCCGTGACTGAGCAGCTTCTGCTGTgtagctgagtgtgtgttgtggagtgcTAGGCTGCTGtgtagctgctgtgtgtgttgtagagtgCTAGGCTGTGCACCGTACCTTAACGTAGTGATTGGGCAGCTTCTGCTGtgtagctgctgtgtgtgttgtggagtgcTAGGCTGTGCACCGTACCTTAACGTAGTGATTGAGCAGCTTCTGCGCGGCCTCTCTGGCTTCGGTACACAGGGCAGTGACAGCAGTAACTGGAGAGTGGTGCTGTGGGGGAACAGGAACAGTTCACAGAAGACAACATTACACAACCGAGTACCCACATCAATATaccaaaataaatatatattgtgTTTAATCAACAGATGGACATAAAACAATTCTGAGGGAGAGACCAT harbors:
- the tm7sf2 gene encoding delta(14)-sterol reductase TM7SF2 gives rise to the protein MKSSKQKSPHTTEKEFGGTLGATCIPVFLPLTVLYLLSVCRSPAASVLQWPPPLPHATFLWDPVALAIVVGWMLLQSFLYLLPIGKLSEGLVLRDGSRLKYPINGYYALCCSAVVIGLGLWLDMPLAYLFELIIPLAVAAIAVSYLLSLYLYIRSFWAPAHDLALGGNTGNPMYDFFIGRELNPRIAGFDLKYFCELRPGLIGWVVLNLAMLLKEVELRGSPSLAMLLVNSFQLLYVTDALWNEEAVLTTMDIVHDGFGFMLAFGDLAWVPFTYGLQAVFLVAHPQSLSPLGAAGIVLLNGLGYYIFRKSNSQKNQFRRDPTQQSVAKLETIATATGKRLLVSGWWGFVRHPNYLGDILMALAWSLPCGFSHIAPYFYVIYFSILLIHREDRDERQCRAKYGLAWDTYCKRVPYRIIPYVY
- the znhit2 gene encoding zinc finger HIT domain-containing protein 2 → MDCIVRRKLPSRVRSMLTDIRPREQERLEEETETELVDKDGIVLPRRGASDTSDLLTPAVKNDTDGSTQQVCGLCLSKPYCYTCPRCNIMYCSLACYRSPAHSGCSEEFYKESVLEELKNTGLTEKEGREKMQEILLRVRKNEGELEHIAEELGEEAEPSGTEALELLSRLAEIQTSGEENTEEIQKILLRLRDIDEGGDGPREDDLTEEGGDQDLADKLAGLDIDSLSEEELWALLSRQDREKFEALVKGCAIGGLIPIWRPWWEVHDKPKEVLLEVMSEDSTHKLDEKTGNVPKGNGVNKVNVGEGKGAHVERTECVTAQEEAEQTKDAAQVKPVSKSKKTNKQKNKGDHIEVLEEHKNKPNSNVPPVNISKIPALHSLTKNPSPLLGYTLINVVYGYTFSLCLFNGDISEEEMLQEFCQAVFAISDGLSTNRVFSSLHESLEAAVTAVSTAGYFDRDDPRAPARAVEAVAHVLTGQSGRDSVGYSLAALSELRGAMAKVRGLLPKEGNCAESKKKYFQAMKKCEFLQSWAKENSQAVDMLAAGVWREHLRREGERRVLEEDKKGVEKSRKKGRGTLIEEVD